A region from the Saccharomonospora azurea NA-128 genome encodes:
- a CDS encoding TIGR03560 family F420-dependent LLM class oxidoreductase — translation MEVMAFVEPQVGAHFDDVLRVARSAEDAGFDGFFLADHFLKNEEFLKPNPGGLPGPTDVWLTLAALAQATSTLTLGPLMTSATFRMPALLAIAAAQVDQMSRGRLRMGIGAGWYEEEHHAYGVPFPPPRERFDRLEEQLEVITGLWETPVGKTFTHVGAHYTLTESPALPKPHQQPHPPIIIGGIGPRRTPRIAARFADEYNLPYLDVDTACARFENIRSLCTELGRDPDEVVPSATHAACVGRDDEELDRRAAAFSAGIDALRIGAMAGTPTEVVDKIGLWKERTGIQRLYLQLQDLRDLDQLDLIGAEVLPQVR, via the coding sequence ATGGAAGTCATGGCCTTTGTCGAGCCGCAGGTCGGCGCCCACTTCGACGACGTGCTACGGGTCGCGAGATCCGCTGAGGACGCCGGATTCGACGGGTTCTTCCTCGCGGACCATTTCCTGAAGAACGAGGAGTTCCTCAAGCCGAACCCCGGCGGACTGCCCGGGCCCACCGACGTCTGGTTGACACTGGCGGCTCTCGCGCAAGCGACCTCCACCCTGACCCTCGGCCCGCTCATGACGTCGGCGACGTTCCGCATGCCCGCCCTGCTCGCCATCGCCGCCGCACAGGTCGACCAGATGTCGCGAGGCCGGCTGCGGATGGGCATCGGTGCGGGCTGGTACGAGGAGGAACACCACGCCTACGGGGTCCCGTTCCCGCCCCCGCGCGAACGGTTCGATCGGCTCGAGGAACAGCTGGAGGTGATCACCGGGCTGTGGGAGACCCCGGTCGGCAAGACGTTCACCCACGTCGGCGCCCACTACACGCTGACCGAGTCGCCGGCACTGCCCAAACCGCACCAGCAGCCCCACCCGCCGATCATCATCGGAGGCATCGGACCTCGCCGCACACCACGCATCGCCGCGCGCTTCGCCGACGAGTACAACCTGCCCTACCTCGACGTCGACACCGCCTGCGCCCGCTTCGAGAACATCCGCTCCCTCTGCACGGAACTCGGCAGGGATCCGGACGAGGTCGTGCCGTCGGCCACTCACGCCGCGTGCGTCGGACGCGACGACGAGGAACTGGACCGCCGGGCGGCGGCCTTCAGCGCCGGGATCGACGCACTCCGGATCGGCGCCATGGCGGGAACGCCGACCGAGGTCGTCGACAAGATCGGACTCTGGAAGGAACGGACCGGCATCCAGCGGCTCTATCTCCAGCTGCAGGACCTCCGGGACCTCGACCAGCTGGACCTCATCGGTGCCGAGGTGCTGCCCCAGGTGAGATGA
- a CDS encoding SCO6745 family protein has product MSSVGDEIAVATQDTQNSLDPLDEVAVRSRWLAAAVDPVAGQVFFAPECHAAYAELGFAPSMGPIPDPAAAAVWGSVSIPDPAAYFCSRGSSLGQVPGMVIASALGVFNPAVVVPAVEHGWSLTDAPSIRAARNAGALAQLERVLGPEPDGLSRATELLERATADLRAEGRPLFAGLRAQSAPDHPLGRLWLTAEMLREYRGDAHTAAWTAAGVDAVELGLLTELYSGMPPRSYWRSKGWDDADFDPGEERLHERGLVVDGELTEHGRALRERIESATDAQCRPIVDALGEDLWELVAILREWGARIRAEAGYPPSSPQDAIVQGLPEPPAT; this is encoded by the coding sequence ATGTCGAGTGTCGGCGACGAGATCGCGGTAGCGACACAGGACACACAAAACTCGCTGGACCCGCTGGACGAGGTGGCGGTCCGGTCGCGGTGGTTGGCGGCGGCGGTGGACCCGGTGGCCGGTCAGGTCTTCTTCGCACCGGAGTGTCACGCCGCCTACGCCGAGCTGGGGTTCGCCCCGAGTATGGGACCGATCCCCGACCCGGCCGCGGCCGCGGTGTGGGGTTCGGTGTCCATTCCGGATCCGGCAGCCTACTTCTGCAGCCGCGGTTCGAGCTTGGGGCAGGTTCCCGGGATGGTCATCGCGTCCGCCCTGGGAGTCTTCAATCCCGCGGTCGTGGTGCCGGCCGTCGAACACGGTTGGTCGCTCACGGACGCACCGAGTATCCGAGCCGCCCGTAACGCCGGAGCTCTCGCCCAGCTGGAGCGAGTGTTGGGCCCGGAGCCGGACGGGCTCTCCCGGGCGACGGAGTTGCTCGAACGGGCCACGGCGGACCTTCGTGCGGAAGGCAGACCGCTCTTCGCGGGTCTGCGTGCGCAGAGCGCGCCCGACCACCCGCTGGGGCGGCTGTGGCTCACGGCGGAGATGCTGCGGGAGTACCGCGGTGACGCGCACACCGCCGCGTGGACGGCCGCCGGCGTCGACGCGGTCGAACTCGGGCTGCTCACCGAGCTGTACTCGGGGATGCCGCCCCGGTCGTACTGGCGGTCGAAGGGGTGGGACGACGCGGACTTCGACCCCGGGGAGGAGCGGCTGCACGAGCGCGGCCTCGTCGTGGACGGGGAACTGACCGAGCACGGGCGCGCGCTGAGGGAGCGCATCGAGTCCGCGACCGACGCCCAGTGCAGGCCGATCGTCGACGCGCTGGGGGAGGATCTGTGGGAACTCGTCGCGATCCTGCGGGAGTGGGGTGCGCGCATCAGGGCTGAGGCGGGGTATCCGCCGTCCAGTCCCCAGGACGCCATCGTGCAGGGTCTGCCGGAGCCGCCCGCGACGTGA
- a CDS encoding FkbM family methyltransferase, which translates to MTEVQTVRLPDGKDYYIPAHDYEQYSEIEFIYSEVWNSRDYLSHGIELRPGAVVVDAGAHVGLFTLFVKHLVPDARVLAFEPVPVTRHALLKNLQAHGGDGVSVHPVGLGERREENVVFTCYPRIPANSTRYPAEKRLSQQLAEPLFGRQGWEEAERQLQGYEVSATVERLSDVLARRPDIDTIDLLKVDVEGAELDVLAGIDDSDWPRIRQAVVEVQDLDGRRLDAVVSVLARHGFTTQTVGSAEIPAELRYFLVYATRV; encoded by the coding sequence ATGACCGAGGTGCAGACCGTCCGGCTCCCGGACGGCAAGGACTACTACATCCCGGCACACGACTACGAGCAGTACTCCGAGATCGAGTTCATCTACTCCGAGGTCTGGAACTCCCGGGACTACCTGTCCCACGGCATCGAGCTGCGGCCGGGAGCCGTCGTCGTCGACGCGGGCGCCCACGTGGGCCTGTTCACGCTGTTCGTCAAACACCTCGTCCCGGATGCGCGAGTGCTCGCGTTCGAACCGGTCCCGGTGACCCGCCACGCGTTACTCAAGAACCTGCAGGCCCACGGTGGCGACGGCGTTTCGGTGCATCCGGTCGGGCTCGGGGAGCGGCGCGAGGAGAATGTGGTCTTCACGTGTTACCCCCGGATTCCGGCGAACTCGACCCGCTACCCGGCCGAGAAGAGGCTCTCCCAGCAGTTGGCCGAGCCGCTGTTCGGACGGCAGGGCTGGGAGGAGGCGGAACGACAACTCCAGGGCTACGAGGTGAGTGCCACCGTCGAGCGGTTGTCGGACGTCCTCGCGCGACGTCCCGACATCGACACCATCGACCTGCTGAAGGTCGACGTCGAGGGCGCCGAGCTGGACGTGTTGGCGGGGATCGACGACAGCGACTGGCCTCGGATCCGGCAGGCCGTGGTCGAGGTGCAGGACCTCGACGGCCGGAGGCTGGACGCGGTCGTGAGCGTGCTCGCCCGACACGGGTTCACGACGCAGACGGTGGGGTCGGCCGAGATCCCGGCGGAACTGCGCTACTTCCTCGTCTACGCCACCCGGGTGTGA
- a CDS encoding DUF421 domain-containing protein, which produces MFAVETPPLELVLRGLVIYLVLLLLMRVVGQREAGGLGLTDVLIVVLIAQSVGGGLIGDSQSITDAALLATTILFCSVAVDAAAYRFPRFAALVKARPRLLIEDGRLNRRVLKREFMTADEVRSHLRLHGIEELEGVRIAYLEPNGMISVLTADGGTPQAASKPPLA; this is translated from the coding sequence ATGTTCGCGGTGGAGACACCGCCGCTGGAACTCGTGCTCCGGGGACTCGTCATCTACCTGGTGCTGTTGTTGCTGATGCGCGTCGTCGGCCAACGGGAGGCAGGTGGGCTCGGGCTCACCGACGTGCTGATCGTCGTGCTCATCGCGCAGTCCGTCGGTGGCGGCCTCATCGGTGACTCGCAGAGCATCACCGACGCGGCACTGCTCGCCACGACCATCCTGTTCTGCAGCGTGGCCGTCGATGCGGCGGCGTACCGGTTCCCGCGCTTCGCGGCCCTGGTCAAGGCGCGGCCGCGGCTGCTCATCGAGGACGGGCGGCTGAACCGGCGGGTGTTGAAGCGAGAGTTCATGACGGCGGACGAGGTGCGGAGCCACCTGCGGTTGCACGGCATCGAGGAGCTCGAGGGCGTGCGGATCGCCTACCTCGAACCGAACGGGATGATCAGTGTGCTGACGGCTGACGGCGGCACGCCGCAGGCCGCCTCGAAGCCGCCGCTGGCCTGA
- a CDS encoding MFS transporter: MSTVGNGSSPGSSPGPTPAADARQRRREQWGWYFYDWANSTFYTSVITVFGALYMSSVAALDAKSHPERNGLTPCVDEHGVDNNLVNCDISLLGLTFPAGSLWGYLLAASTVIQVLILPITGAIADRSQNKKRMLGFFAFLGSAASALLFFVSEDRWELGVALYMLGNIGYGASIVTYYSFLPDIATPDERDDVSSRGWAFGYLGGGVALAAQLAFYLSHESFGISESMAVRICYLTSGLWWALFTIIPLRRLTERQAPHGPEHGASVLKAGFVELRDTLRAAKAFPLTLAFLGAYLVFTDGISTVVSVSAQYGSEELKFGNEVLIATILVIQFVAYVGGMLHGLVARRWGTKKTILASLVVWMVVVASAYFIEAGQQFQFYAVAAGIGLVLGGTNALSRSLYSQMIPAGKEAQYYSLYEIGERGTSWLGPLLFAGVGQATGSFRYAIIALLVFFVVGFVLVALIPVRRAIAEAGNPEPSVL, from the coding sequence ATGAGCACCGTGGGCAATGGTTCGTCACCTGGTTCGTCACCTGGCCCGACACCGGCGGCGGACGCCCGGCAACGACGGCGGGAACAGTGGGGCTGGTACTTCTACGACTGGGCGAACTCGACGTTCTACACGTCCGTGATCACCGTCTTCGGCGCGCTCTACATGAGCTCCGTGGCCGCGCTGGACGCCAAGTCGCATCCGGAACGCAACGGGCTCACCCCGTGCGTGGACGAGCACGGCGTGGACAACAACCTCGTCAACTGCGACATCAGCCTGCTCGGCCTCACCTTCCCCGCCGGCTCGCTGTGGGGCTACCTGCTCGCGGCGTCCACGGTGATCCAGGTTCTCATCCTGCCGATCACGGGCGCGATCGCCGACCGCAGCCAGAACAAAAAGCGCATGCTGGGCTTCTTCGCCTTCCTCGGCTCCGCGGCCTCGGCACTGCTGTTCTTCGTGTCGGAGGACCGCTGGGAGCTCGGCGTGGCGCTGTACATGCTGGGCAACATCGGGTACGGCGCGTCGATCGTCACCTACTACTCGTTCCTGCCCGACATCGCGACGCCCGACGAACGCGACGACGTGTCGTCCCGCGGGTGGGCGTTCGGCTACCTCGGCGGTGGCGTCGCGCTGGCCGCGCAGCTCGCGTTCTACCTCAGCCACGAGTCGTTCGGCATCAGCGAGTCGATGGCCGTGCGCATCTGCTACCTCACCTCGGGGCTGTGGTGGGCGCTGTTCACGATCATCCCCCTGCGGCGGCTCACCGAACGGCAGGCGCCGCACGGGCCGGAACACGGTGCGTCGGTCCTCAAGGCCGGGTTCGTGGAACTGCGCGACACCCTGCGCGCCGCGAAGGCGTTCCCGCTGACGCTGGCGTTCCTCGGCGCCTACCTGGTCTTCACCGACGGGATCTCCACAGTGGTCTCCGTGTCGGCACAGTACGGCTCGGAGGAGCTCAAGTTCGGCAACGAGGTGCTGATCGCGACCATCCTCGTCATCCAGTTCGTGGCCTACGTCGGCGGGATGCTGCACGGCCTGGTGGCCCGCCGCTGGGGCACGAAGAAGACCATCCTGGCGAGCCTCGTCGTGTGGATGGTCGTCGTCGCCAGCGCCTACTTCATCGAGGCGGGCCAGCAGTTCCAGTTCTACGCCGTCGCCGCCGGGATCGGGCTCGTGCTGGGCGGCACGAACGCCCTGTCCCGCTCCCTGTACAGCCAGATGATTCCCGCGGGCAAGGAGGCGCAGTACTACTCGCTCTACGAGATCGGCGAGCGCGGCACCTCGTGGCTCGGACCGCTGCTGTTCGCGGGCGTCGGCCAGGCCACCGGCTCGTTCCGGTACGCGATCATCGCGCTGCTGGTGTTCTTCGTCGTCGGGTTCGTGCTGGTGGCACTCATCCCGGTGCGGCGTGCCATCGCGGAGGCGGGAAACCCCGAGCCGTCGGTGCTGTAG
- a CDS encoding thymidine kinase, protein MTVLHDDDSDPTDALSPVPAAAWRRDMPVTGRVKFCYGPMDCGKSTLALQIDHNLARQGRQGLLLVRHDRSGTAQISSRIGITRRALEVEVDTDVRALVRQAWERGKHVDYLIVDEAQFLSSEQVEQLTDLADEACIDVYCFGIATDFRSELFAGARRLFELADELQPVQVEVLCWCGRPGRFNARVRDGVVLRTGDTVYVADTAPSTPGTGSVGEVNSDTTRSSTETATVRYQVLCRRHFRLGEVGPDASGPGQLQLA, encoded by the coding sequence GTGACCGTTCTGCATGACGACGACAGCGATCCGACCGACGCGCTCTCCCCCGTCCCTGCTGCAGCGTGGCGCCGGGACATGCCGGTGACGGGCAGAGTCAAGTTCTGCTACGGCCCCATGGACTGCGGGAAATCGACGTTGGCCTTGCAGATCGACCACAACCTCGCCCGCCAGGGCAGGCAGGGTCTGCTGCTGGTCCGCCACGACCGGTCCGGGACGGCACAGATCAGCAGCCGGATCGGCATCACGCGGCGCGCACTGGAGGTCGAGGTCGACACCGACGTGCGCGCCCTCGTGCGGCAGGCCTGGGAGCGCGGCAAGCACGTCGACTACCTGATCGTCGACGAGGCGCAGTTCCTGTCGTCGGAACAGGTCGAACAGCTGACCGACCTCGCCGACGAGGCCTGCATCGACGTGTACTGCTTCGGCATCGCGACCGACTTCCGCAGCGAGCTGTTCGCCGGCGCGCGGCGGCTGTTCGAGCTGGCCGACGAACTTCAACCCGTTCAGGTGGAAGTGCTCTGCTGGTGCGGACGGCCGGGTCGGTTCAACGCGCGGGTACGCGACGGCGTCGTCCTGCGCACCGGCGACACGGTGTACGTCGCGGACACGGCACCGAGTACACCCGGAACGGGGTCCGTCGGTGAGGTGAACTCCGACACGACACGCTCGTCGACGGAGACGGCTACGGTGCGTTACCAGGTACTTTGTCGACGGCACTTCCGTCTCGGCGAGGTAGGTCCGGACGCGTCCGGACCGGGGCAGCTCCAGTTGGCCTGA
- a CDS encoding RNA polymerase-binding protein RbpA has translation MADRVLRGSRLGAVSYETDRNHDLAPRRTVRYRCPKDHEFEVPFSDDAEIPSVWECRLHGSESEIVDGGAPEPKESKPPRTHWDMLLERRSIPELEELLNERLTELKNRRGRTA, from the coding sequence ATGGCCGACCGTGTTCTTCGTGGAAGCCGGTTGGGTGCGGTCAGTTACGAGACCGACCGCAATCACGACCTAGCCCCACGACGTACCGTGCGCTACAGGTGCCCGAAGGACCACGAGTTCGAGGTACCGTTCTCCGACGACGCGGAGATCCCCTCCGTGTGGGAGTGCAGGCTGCACGGCAGCGAGTCCGAGATCGTCGACGGCGGAGCGCCCGAACCCAAGGAGTCGAAGCCGCCCCGGACGCACTGGGACATGCTCCTGGAGCGGCGGTCGATTCCGGAGCTGGAGGAGCTGCTCAACGAGCGGCTCACCGAGCTCAAGAACCGCAGGGGGCGTACGGCGTAA
- a CDS encoding polyprenol monophosphomannose synthase: MAEGTQHTDETDPVLVIIPTYNERENLPPLVGRLHTVLPQVHVLVVDDGSPDGTGEVADKLANEDDRVHVLHRTQKAGLGAAYIAGFRWALERGYATVVEMDADGSHAPEDLPRLLDALVDADLVIGSRYVPGGALVNWPPHRQLLSRAANLYSRIALGVPVSDITAGFRAYRRRVLQRLPLGRIASQGYCFQIDLTWRTAQEDFRILEVPITFTEREVGQSKMNGSIIGEAILKVAQWGLRRRLDQVRAWRERVRR; encoded by the coding sequence ATGGCGGAGGGCACACAGCACACGGATGAGACCGACCCGGTGCTGGTGATCATCCCGACCTACAACGAGCGGGAGAATCTCCCGCCACTGGTGGGTCGGCTCCACACGGTGCTGCCGCAGGTGCACGTGTTGGTGGTCGACGACGGCAGTCCGGACGGCACGGGCGAGGTCGCCGACAAGCTCGCGAACGAGGACGACCGCGTGCACGTCCTCCACCGCACGCAGAAGGCCGGTCTCGGCGCCGCCTACATCGCGGGGTTCCGCTGGGCGCTGGAACGCGGCTACGCCACGGTCGTCGAGATGGACGCCGACGGCTCGCACGCCCCCGAGGACCTGCCCCGGCTGCTCGACGCGCTGGTCGACGCCGATCTGGTCATCGGGTCGCGCTACGTGCCGGGCGGGGCGCTCGTGAACTGGCCGCCTCACCGGCAACTGCTGTCGCGGGCGGCCAACCTGTACTCGCGGATCGCACTCGGGGTCCCGGTCTCCGACATCACCGCGGGATTCCGGGCCTACCGCCGCCGGGTGCTGCAACGCCTGCCGCTGGGGCGCATCGCCTCCCAGGGGTACTGCTTCCAGATCGATCTCACCTGGCGTACCGCGCAGGAGGACTTCCGGATCCTCGAAGTGCCGATCACCTTCACCGAGCGTGAGGTGGGGCAGTCGAAGATGAACGGCTCGATCATCGGTGAGGCGATTCTCAAGGTCGCGCAGTGGGGGCTGCGGCGGCGCCTCGACCAGGTGCGGGCCTGGCGTGAGCGGGTTCGCCGCTGA